In the genome of Actinomadura graeca, one region contains:
- a CDS encoding glycosyltransferase family 2 protein, which produces MIGQLAVAGSLAIIVLAVVYNSGMFVLSRRRIPHPGEARKERTYVFMLACLNEEKVIGESLARLTGLRLDDFVVLVIDDASDDGTAQSVTTAAEAAPGRIHLYRRRFPDARKGKGAALNAGLNWLSESDLLEGRDPHDVIICVVDADGRLDHHAPEQVDPFFNDPGVGAVQVGVRMYNRHSRLLARLQDMEFVVYGEIFQAGRRHLGSVGMGGNGQFMRLAALRSLPGRPWSDSLTEDLDLGVRLIAAGWTNAYCGTAAVHQQAVLTLGRLLRQRSRWFQGHIQASRLAPLILRGIAPRPAADLLYHLSSPALLLLTSLLPIAFVLMLGDTAVASGRAGHSLVSLWWLPWFYGMTFGPAAAYAFVYRRREPVSRSYSLLLGHLYVIYGYIWFVSGWWALGRVVTGKHGWLKTART; this is translated from the coding sequence ATGATCGGCCAGCTCGCGGTGGCCGGAAGCCTGGCCATCATCGTGCTCGCGGTCGTCTACAACAGCGGAATGTTCGTCCTGTCGCGGCGGCGGATCCCGCATCCGGGCGAGGCGCGGAAGGAGCGGACCTATGTTTTCATGCTTGCATGCCTGAACGAGGAGAAGGTGATCGGTGAGAGCCTCGCGCGCCTCACCGGACTACGGCTGGACGACTTCGTCGTCCTGGTCATCGATGACGCATCCGATGACGGCACTGCACAGTCCGTCACCACGGCGGCCGAAGCCGCACCCGGCAGAATCCACCTCTACCGGCGACGGTTTCCGGATGCCCGGAAAGGAAAAGGCGCGGCGCTCAACGCCGGGCTGAATTGGTTGAGCGAATCTGATCTCCTGGAAGGCAGGGATCCACACGACGTCATCATTTGCGTGGTCGATGCCGATGGGCGACTGGACCATCACGCACCGGAACAGGTCGATCCTTTCTTCAATGACCCCGGAGTCGGCGCCGTGCAGGTGGGCGTACGCATGTACAACCGCCACAGCCGCCTTCTCGCCCGGTTGCAGGACATGGAGTTCGTCGTCTACGGCGAGATCTTCCAGGCCGGACGCCGCCATCTCGGCAGCGTCGGGATGGGCGGCAACGGCCAGTTCATGCGGCTCGCCGCGCTGCGGTCGCTGCCCGGCCGCCCCTGGAGCGACTCCCTCACCGAGGACCTCGACCTCGGCGTCCGCCTCATCGCGGCCGGGTGGACCAACGCCTACTGCGGAACGGCGGCCGTCCACCAGCAGGCCGTCCTCACCCTCGGGCGGCTGCTCAGGCAGCGGTCCCGCTGGTTCCAGGGCCATATCCAGGCGTCGCGGCTGGCGCCGCTGATCCTGCGCGGGATCGCGCCGCGGCCGGCGGCGGACCTGCTGTACCACCTGTCGAGCCCGGCCCTGCTCCTGCTCACCTCACTGCTGCCGATCGCCTTCGTCCTCATGCTCGGCGACACCGCCGTCGCCTCGGGCAGGGCCGGGCACAGCCTCGTCTCCCTGTGGTGGCTGCCCTGGTTCTACGGGATGACGTTCGGCCCCGCGGCCGCCTACGCGTTCGTCTACCGCAGGCGCGAGCCGGTGAGCCGCTCCTACTCGCTTCTGCTCGGTCACCTCTATGTGATCTACGGCTACATCTGGTTCGTCTCCGGCTGGTGGGCCCTCGGACGGGTCGTCACCGGCAAGCACGGCTGGCTCAAGACCGCACGAACCTAG
- a CDS encoding DUF2334 domain-containing protein — MTMKWLSRKAAALLAAVTLPVAPVAAAPAGAATGTAALPVLPGHTGPKGHHGGEPTFGPAPALKMAEWAKAQAAADRRRRQAPPATTPLKGVELAPATAAAPRAAAAASSALVLYDSTGPYGFLGELYGMATANLAGHFGTVKAKPVSQYTAGEVEQHTATIYIGSTYYGGSVPDAVPNAFYADVAATARPVVWVNNNIWTLAGKIGVPAFTAKYGWDPTQSFFDPVGGVTRVDYRNQPLTRTVPAGSDGGVLRPRITNPSAVTSLATAQDTSTTPATSFPWAIRSANLTYLGEIPYAYVKETDRIIAWHDLLFDALAPGTAIRHRAVLRLEDISPASDPAQLTAVAQYLAAQRIPYAFQVIPVYTDPRGANNDGVPETITLAQRPQVLNALKYMVANGGRIVAHGYTHQYRNVQNPYSGTTGDDFEFFRAHIDAKDSVVLDGPVPEDSATWASSRIGTGKAAYAPAGLPTPTIWTTPHYAASAVDYGAVRQHYAARLERSLYFSGQLTGGSVDGRRYIGQFFPYPVRDIGGATVLPENLGNYEPEAQNNNPLRTPADIIRAAQYNLAVRDGFASTFYHPYHGTGPLSQIVSGIRGLGYTFVDPGNLAP, encoded by the coding sequence ATGACCATGAAATGGCTCAGCCGAAAAGCGGCGGCCCTGCTGGCGGCGGTGACGCTGCCGGTCGCGCCCGTCGCGGCCGCCCCCGCGGGGGCGGCGACCGGGACCGCGGCCCTGCCGGTCCTACCGGGCCACACCGGGCCCAAGGGGCATCACGGGGGCGAACCCACCTTCGGGCCGGCGCCCGCGCTGAAGATGGCCGAATGGGCCAAGGCCCAGGCGGCGGCCGACCGGCGCAGGCGGCAGGCGCCACCGGCGACCACACCGCTCAAGGGCGTCGAGCTCGCGCCCGCGACGGCCGCGGCGCCGCGGGCCGCCGCCGCGGCGTCCTCGGCCCTCGTGCTCTACGACTCGACCGGCCCGTACGGGTTCCTCGGCGAGCTGTACGGGATGGCCACCGCGAACCTCGCCGGCCACTTCGGCACGGTCAAGGCCAAGCCCGTCTCGCAGTACACCGCCGGGGAGGTCGAGCAGCACACGGCCACCATCTACATCGGCTCGACCTACTACGGCGGCTCCGTCCCCGACGCCGTCCCGAACGCCTTCTACGCCGACGTCGCCGCGACGGCGAGGCCCGTGGTCTGGGTGAACAACAACATCTGGACGCTGGCCGGCAAGATCGGAGTGCCCGCGTTCACCGCCAAGTACGGCTGGGACCCGACCCAGTCGTTCTTCGACCCCGTCGGGGGCGTGACCAGGGTCGACTACAGGAACCAGCCCCTGACCCGCACCGTCCCCGCCGGGTCCGACGGCGGCGTCCTGCGCCCCCGCATTACCAACCCGTCGGCGGTGACGAGCCTCGCCACCGCGCAGGACACCAGCACCACCCCGGCGACGTCCTTCCCCTGGGCGATCAGGTCCGCGAACCTGACCTACCTCGGCGAGATCCCGTACGCCTACGTCAAGGAGACCGACCGGATCATCGCCTGGCACGACCTGCTGTTCGACGCCCTCGCGCCGGGCACGGCCATCCGGCACCGCGCCGTCCTGCGGCTGGAGGACATCAGCCCGGCGAGCGACCCGGCCCAGCTGACGGCCGTCGCCCAGTACCTGGCCGCGCAGCGCATCCCCTACGCGTTCCAGGTGATCCCCGTCTACACCGACCCCCGTGGCGCCAACAACGACGGCGTCCCGGAGACCATCACGCTCGCGCAGAGGCCGCAGGTCCTCAACGCACTGAAGTACATGGTCGCCAACGGCGGCCGGATCGTGGCGCACGGCTACACCCACCAGTACCGCAACGTCCAGAACCCCTACAGCGGGACGACGGGCGACGACTTCGAGTTCTTCCGCGCGCACATCGACGCGAAGGACTCCGTCGTCCTCGACGGCCCGGTCCCGGAGGACTCCGCCACCTGGGCCTCGTCGAGGATCGGCACGGGCAAGGCCGCCTACGCCCCGGCCGGGCTGCCCACCCCCACGATCTGGACGACCCCGCACTACGCGGCCTCCGCCGTCGACTACGGCGCCGTCCGGCAGCACTACGCCGCCCGCCTGGAGCGCAGCCTGTACTTCTCGGGCCAGCTCACCGGCGGTTCCGTCGACGGGCGCCGCTACATCGGGCAGTTCTTTCCCTACCCCGTCCGTGACATCGGCGGCGCCACCGTGCTGCCCGAGAACCTCGGGAACTACGAGCCCGAAGCCCAGAACAACAATCCGCTGCGGACGCCCGCCGACATCATCAGGGCCGCCCAGTACAACCTGGCGGTGCGCGACGGCTTCGCCAGCACCTTCTACCACCCCTACCACGGGACCGGCCCGCTCTCGCAGATCGTGAGCGGCATCCGGGGCCTCGGCTACACCTTCGTCGACCCGGGGAACCTGGCCCCCTAG
- a CDS encoding glycoside hydrolase family 113, which translates to MTKANRPTARGRGARTAALLAVLCAAASCSVSGPPPGGGRPGEPRRGPAPPSARQHGVALPSWSEGDYGGPRAGAYVASIAAAGANWIQLNPTWYQDSPRDDGMHRTDETADDAGLRHIIGLARRAGLRVLLKPHVDLPGDQDRAAIRPRDRRRWYAAYTRLITHYADLARETGADELAVGTELAGLSGDRDPWLDVVAAVRARFRGTLVYAANYDEYEHVAFWDRLDLIGIDAYWPLASGPTTDVAQLRRAWQPILRRVARFSADRGRPVLFTEAGYVSQRGSTAAPYAWDISTADGAAEQAAAYEALLASCGGLGWWAGVHWWMWDDWPDAAETPRSLSYSPHGKPAERVLRRWWRPG; encoded by the coding sequence GTGACGAAGGCGAACAGGCCCACGGCCCGCGGGCGCGGAGCGCGTACGGCGGCACTGCTCGCCGTCCTGTGCGCGGCCGCCTCGTGCTCGGTGTCCGGCCCGCCGCCCGGGGGCGGGCGCCCGGGGGAACCGCGCCGCGGACCCGCGCCGCCGTCCGCGCGGCAGCACGGGGTGGCCCTGCCGTCCTGGAGTGAAGGCGACTACGGCGGGCCGCGGGCGGGCGCCTACGTCGCGTCGATCGCGGCGGCGGGCGCGAACTGGATCCAGCTCAACCCGACCTGGTACCAGGACTCGCCGCGCGACGACGGTATGCACCGCACGGACGAGACGGCCGATGACGCCGGGCTGCGGCACATCATCGGCCTGGCGCGGCGGGCGGGATTGCGCGTCCTGCTGAAACCGCATGTGGACCTGCCCGGTGACCAGGACCGGGCCGCGATCAGGCCGCGGGACCGGCGCCGCTGGTACGCCGCCTACACGCGCCTCATCACGCACTACGCCGACCTGGCCCGGGAGACCGGCGCGGACGAGCTGGCCGTCGGGACCGAGCTGGCCGGGCTGTCGGGTGACCGGGATCCCTGGCTGGACGTCGTCGCCGCGGTGCGGGCGCGGTTCCGCGGGACGCTCGTCTACGCGGCCAACTACGACGAGTACGAGCACGTGGCGTTCTGGGACCGCCTGGACCTGATCGGGATCGACGCCTACTGGCCGCTGGCGTCCGGGCCCACCACCGACGTCGCGCAGCTGCGGCGCGCGTGGCAGCCGATCCTGCGGCGGGTCGCGCGCTTCTCGGCGGACCGCGGACGGCCCGTCCTGTTCACCGAGGCGGGGTACGTCAGCCAGCGGGGATCCACGGCCGCGCCGTACGCGTGGGACATCAGCACCGCCGACGGTGCCGCCGAGCAGGCCGCCGCGTACGAGGCCCTCCTCGCGAGCTGCGGGGGCCTGGGCTGGTGGGCGGGCGTGCACTGGTGGATGTGGGACGACTGGCCGGACGCCGCCGAGACGCCCCGGAGCCTCTCGTACTCCCCGCACGGCAAGCCCGCTGAGCGGGTCCTCCGCCGCTGGTGGCGGCCCGGGTGA